Proteins from a genomic interval of Arachis hypogaea cultivar Tifrunner chromosome 10, arahy.Tifrunner.gnm2.J5K5, whole genome shotgun sequence:
- the LOC140175846 gene encoding uncharacterized protein — MIGRADIEGSKSNVAMNAWLREASYPCGNFSDTSSFKFRRSKGSLGHAFTVRIRTGNQNQTSFYPSVPHEISVLVELILGHLRYLLIDVPPQPNSPPDNVFRPDRPAEASLGSKKRGNAPPPIHGISKITLKVVVFHFCRFRLPLILHLSSHFTKSD, encoded by the coding sequence ATGATAGGAAGAGCCGACATCGAAGGATCAAAAAGCAACGTCGCTATGAACGCTTGGCTGCGAGAAGCTAGTTATCCCTGTGGTAACTTTTCTGACACCTCTAGCTTCAAATTCCGAAGGTCTAAAGGATCGTTAGGCCACGCTTTCACGGTTCGTATTCGTACTGGAAATCAGAATCAAACGAGCTTTTACCCTTCTGTTCCACACGAGATTTCTGTTCTCGTTGAGCTCATCTTAGGACACCTGCGTTATCTTTTAATAGATGTGCCGCCCCAGCCAAACTCCCCACCTGACAATGTCTTCCGCCCGGATCGACCGGCCGAAGCCAGCCTTGGGTCCAAAAAGAGGGGCAATGCCCCGCCTCCGATTCACGGAATAAGTAAAATAACGTTAAAAGTAGTGGTATTTCACTTTTGCCGTTTCCGGCTCCCACTTATCCTACACCTCTCAAGTCATTTCACAAAGTCGGACTAG